Proteins from a single region of bacterium:
- the nrfH gene encoding cytochrome c nitrite reductase small subunit: MYARALIIASAAVGIAAGIAAGVGGFTFVYAKGASYMFDDPAACVNCHVMRAQFDAWAKSSHHAVATCNDCHTPHNLAGKYTVKALNGYHHSLAFTTGEFAEPIRIKPGNLNVTEQSCRHCHQAVVEQIDHRPRAGVELSCVRCHANVGHAD, from the coding sequence GTCCGCCGCCGTGGGAATCGCCGCCGGCATCGCCGCCGGGGTCGGCGGTTTCACGTTCGTCTACGCCAAGGGCGCGTCGTACATGTTTGACGATCCCGCCGCGTGCGTGAACTGCCACGTCATGCGGGCGCAATTCGACGCTTGGGCGAAGTCGAGCCACCACGCCGTCGCGACCTGCAACGATTGCCACACGCCGCACAATCTCGCCGGCAAATACACGGTGAAGGCGCTGAACGGCTATCACCACTCGCTGGCGTTCACGACTGGCGAATTCGCGGAGCCGATCCGCATCAAGCCGGGCAATCTCAACGTCACGGAACAAAGTTGCCGCCACTGCCACCAGGCGGTCGTCGAACAGATCGACCACCGCCCGCGCGCGGGCGTCGAACTTTCGTGCGTGCGCTGCCACGCGAACGTGGGCCACGCGGATTAG